One genomic segment of Diceros bicornis minor isolate mBicDic1 chromosome 25, mDicBic1.mat.cur, whole genome shotgun sequence includes these proteins:
- the CARD10 gene encoding caspase recruitment domain-containing protein 10 isoform X3, with the protein MEQAPLAVSNAWRDGITHTSRCGYRLYHDPEDAAMPGGAEAEEAEEEAGAGSGSEAEEDALWERIEGVRHRLTRALNPAKLTPYLRQCRVIDEQDEEEVLSTYRFPCRVNRTGRLMDILRCRGKRGYEAFLEALEFYYPEHFTLLTGQEPAQRCSMILDEEGPEGLTQFLMTEVRRLREARKSQLQREQQLQARGRALEEERAGLEQRLREQQQAQERCQRLREDWEAGSLELLRLKDENYMIAMRLAQLSEEKNSAVLRSRDLQLAVDQLKLKVSRLEEECTLLRRARGPLPGAEEKEKEKELDNADLVSELRAENQRLTASLQELQEGLQQEASRPGAPGSERILLDILEHDWREAQDSRQELCQKLHAVQGELQWAEELRDKYLQEMEDLRLKHRTLQKDCDLYKHRMATVLAQLEEIEKERDQAIQSRDRIQLQYSQSLIEKDQYRKQVRGLEAERDELLSTLTGLEGAKALLEAQLQRVQGGPCLKACASSHSLCSNLSSTWSLSEFPSPLGGPEAAGEAAVTGGSEPLTSEEATDSEKEINRLSILPFPPSAGSILRRQREEDPAPPKRSFSSMSDITGSVTLKPWSPGLSSSSSSDSVWPLGKPDCLLARGCGLDLLNRSLAIRVSGRSPPGGPEPQDKGPDGSSFLGDSWSGAVVRRVLSGPGSARAEPREPRAEAAGLEGAGLEGEALQRTLPWNQVSTLPFLMDDKACQSFHEALDAWVKGLCAEPFYIRANLTLPERADPHALCVKAQEILRLVDPAYKRRREWFCTRVDPLTLRDLDRGTVPNYQRAQQLLEVQEKCLPSSRHRGPRSNLKKRALDQLRLVKPKHLGSPAGEPPEQLLLEPCSEPERSLKPYSLVRPLLVSALRPVVLLPECLAPRLIRNLLDLPSSRLDFQVCPAESLSGEEQCTSSAPGAPKAWPATPGLGSRIRAIQESVGKKKHCLLELGVRGVRELVQNDIYPIVIHVEVTEKNVREVRGLLGRPGWRDSELLRQCRGSEQVLWGLPCSWVQVPAHAWGHAEELAKVVRGRILQEQARLVWVERGSSRGSGSSEA; encoded by the exons ATGGAG CAGGCACCGCTGGCAGTTTCTAATGCATGGAGAGATGGTATCACCCATACCAGCAGATGCGGGTATAGACTTTATCATG ACCCCGAGGACGCGGCCATGCCGGGCGGGGCCGAAGCGGAGGAGGCCGAGGAGGAGGCCGGGGCCGGCTCGGGGTCCGAGGCGGAGGAGGACGCGCTGTGGGAGCGCATCGAGGGCGTCCGGCACCGGCTGACGCGCGCGCTCAACCCGGCCAAGCTCACGCCGTACCTGCGCCAGTGCCGGGTCATCGACGAGCAGGACGAGGAGGAGGTGCTCAGCACCTACCGCTTCCCGTGCCGCGTCAACCGCACCG GACGTCTGATGGACATCTTGCGCTGCCGTGGCAAGAGGGGCTACGAGGCCTTCCTGGAAGCCCTAGAATTCTACTACCCTGAGCACTTCACACTGCTCACGGGCCAGGAGCCTGCCCAGCGCTGCTCCATGATCCTTG ACGAGGAGGGGCCCGAGGGCCTGACTCAGTTCCTGATGACGGAGGTGCGGCGGCTGCGCGAGGCTCGCAAGAGCCAGCTGCAGCGGGAGCAGCAGCTGCAGGCTCGGGGCCGGGCGCTGGAGGAGGAGCGGGCGGGCCTGGAGCAGCGGCTGCGGGAGCAACAGCAGGCGCAGGAGCGCTGCCAGCGGCTGCGGGAGGACTGGGAGGCGGGCAGCCTGGAGCTGCTGCGGCTCAAGGACGAGAACTACATGATCGCCATGCGCCTGGCCCAGCTCAGCGAGGAGAAGAACTCGGCTGTGCTGCGCAGCCGTGACTTGCAGCTGGCG GTGGACCAGCTGAAGCTCAAGGTGAGCCGGCTGGAGGAAGAGTGCACGCTGCTGCGAAGGGCCCGGGGGCCGCTCCCCGGGgcggaggagaaggagaaggagaaggagctggacAACGCCGACCTCGTCTCGGAGCTGCGCGCCGAGAACCAGCGGCTGACAGCGTCGCTGCAGGAGCTGCAGGAGGGCCTGCAGCAG GAGGCCAGCCGGCCGGGGGCCCCAGGCTCGGAGCGCATCCTCTTGGACATCCTGGAGCACGACTGGCGGGAGGCTCAGGACAGCAGGCAGGAGCTATGCCAGAAGCTGCACGCCGTGCAGGGGGAGCTGCAGTGGGCCGAGGAGCTGCGGGACAAG TACCTGCAGGAGATGGAGGACCTGCGGCTGAAGCACCGCACGCTGCAGAAGGACTGCGACCTGTATAAGCACCGCATGGCCACCGTCCTGGCCCAGCTGGAGGAGATCGAGAAGGAGCGGGACCAG GCCATCCAGAGCCGCGACCGCATCCAGCTGCAGTACTCGCAGAGCCTCATCGAGAAGGACCAGTACCGCAAGCAGGTGCGGGGCCTGGAGGCCGAGCGTGACGAGCTGCTGAGCACGCTCACCGGCCTGGAGGGTGCCAAGGCCCTGCTGGAGGCTCAGCTGCAGCGGGTCCAGGGCGGCCCCTGCCTCAAG GCCTGCGCCTCCTCCCATTCCCTGTGCTCCAACCTGAGCAGCACCTGGAGCCTGAGCGAGTTCCCCTCCCCGCTGGGGGGCCCGGAAGCAGCCGGGGAGGCAGCTGTCACGGGAGGATCTGAGCCCCTCACCTCG GAGGAGGCCACAGACAGCGAGAAGGAGATCAACCGGCTCTCCATCCTGCCCTTCCCCCCCAGCGCAGGCTCCATCCTCCGCCGGCAGCGCGAGGAGGACCCCGCGCCCCCGAAGAG GTCCTTCAGCAGCATGTCGGACATCACAG GGAGCGTGACGCTTAAGCCCTGGTCCCCCGGCCTCTCCTCGTCCTCGTCCTCCGACAGCGTGTGGCCTTTGGGAAAGCCGGACTGCCTCCTGGCCAGAGGCTGTGGCCTGGATCTCCTCAACAG GTCTCTGGCCATCCGGGTGTCTGGCCGGAGCCCCCCGggggggccggagccccaggacaAGGGCCCAGATGGCTCGTCGTTCCTTGGGGACAGCTGGTCCGGGGCCGTGGTGCGGAGGGTGCTCTCTGGGCCCGGGTCGGCCAGGGCGGAACCAAGAGAG CCAAGGGCCGAGGCTGCTGGCCTGGAGGGGGCGGGCTTGGAGGGAGAGGCCCTGCAGAGAACCTTGCCCTGGAACCAGGTGTCCACGCTCCCCTTCCTGATGGACGACAAGG CCTGCCAGTCCTTCCATGAGGCCCTGGACGCCTGGGTGAAGGGGCTGTGTGCTGAGCCTTTCTACATTCGAGCCAACCTCACCCTGCCCGAGCGGGCCGACCCCCATGCCTTATGTGTGAAAGCCCAGGAGATCCTGCGGCTGGTGGACCCAGCGTACAAGCGGCGGCGGGAGTGGTTCTGCACCCGGGTCGACCCCCTCACGCTGCGGGACCTGGACCGGGGCACTGTGCCCAATTACCAGAG AGCCCAGCAGCTCCTAGAAGTTCAGGAGAAATGCCTGCCCTCCAGCCGGCACCGAGGGCCCCGCAGTAAC ctgAAGAAGCGAGCCCTGGACCAGCTGCGGCTGGTGAAGCCCAAGCACCTGGGGAGCCCTGCGGGGGAGCCCCCAGAGCAGCTGCTGCTGGAGCCCTGCTCAG AGCCAGAGCGCAGCCTCAAACCCTACAGCCTGGTGCGGCCGCTGCTGGTGTCCGCCCTGCGGCCCGTGGTGCTCCTGCCCGAGTGCCTGGCGCCCCGCCTCATCCGCAACCTGCTGGACCTGCCCAGCTCCCGGCTGGACTTCCAAGTGTGCCCAGCGG AAAGCCTCTCTGGGGAGGAACAGTGCACGTCCTCAGCGCCCGGAGCCCCCAAGGCCTGGCCCGCCACCCCCGGGCTGGGCAGCCGGATCCGCGCCATCCAGGAGTCTGTCGGGAAG AAGAAGCACTGCCTGTTGGAGCTAGGCGTGCGGGGCGTGCGGGAGCTGGTCCAGAACGACATCTACCCCATCGTCATCCATGTGGAGGTGACCGAGAAGAATGTCCGGGAAGTCAG GGGTCTGCTGGGCCGGCCGGGCTGGCGGGACTCGGAGCTGCTGCGGCAGTGCCGGGGCTCGGAGCAGGTGCTCTGGGGGTTGCCCTGCTCCTGGGTGCAAGTGCCCGCGCACGCGTGGGGCCACGCAGAGGAGCTGGCCAAGGTGGTGCGCGGCCGCATCCTGCAGGAGCAGGCCCGCCTCGTGTGGGTGGAGCGCGGCAGcagcagaggcagtggcagcagcGAGGCCTGA
- the CARD10 gene encoding caspase recruitment domain-containing protein 10 isoform X5, translating to MWGGPGSPGGRGDGGGAGGAADTAPLRRRSRRPSAEPGARGGERDPEDAAMPGGAEAEEAEEEAGAGSGSEAEEDALWERIEGVRHRLTRALNPAKLTPYLRQCRVIDEQDEEEVLSTYRFPCRVNRTGRLMDILRCRGKRGYEAFLEALEFYYPEHFTLLTGQEPAQRCSMILDEEGPEGLTQFLMTEVRRLREARKSQLQREQQLQARGRALEEERAGLEQRLREQQQAQERCQRLREDWEAGSLELLRLKDENYMIAMRLAQLSEEKNSAVLRSRDLQLAVDQLKLKVSRLEEECTLLRRARGPLPGAEEKEKEKELDNADLVSELRAENQRLTASLQELQEGLQQEASRPGAPGSERILLDILEHDWREAQDSRQELCQKLHAVQGELQWAEELRDKYLQEMEDLRLKHRTLQKDCDLYKHRMATVLAQLEEIEKERDQAIQSRDRIQLQYSQSLIEKDQYRKQVRGLEAERDELLSTLTGLEGAKALLEAQLQRVQGGPCLKACASSHSLCSNLSSTWSLSEFPSPLGGPEAAGEAAVTGGSEPLTSEEATDSEKEINRLSILPFPPSAGSILRRQREEDPAPPKRSFSSMSDITGSVTLKPWSPGLSSSSSSDSVWPLGKPDCLLARGCGLDLLNRSLAIRVSGRSPPGGPEPQDKGPDGSSFLGDSWSGAVVRRVLSGPGSARAEPREPRAEAAGLEGAGLEGEALQRTLPWNQVSTLPFLMDDKACQSFHEALDAWVKGLCAEPFYIRANLTLPERADPHALCVKAQEILRLVDPAYKRRREWFCTRVDPLTLRDLDRGTVPNYQRAQQLLEVQEKCLPSSRHRGPRSNSQSAASNPTAWCGRCWCPPCGPWCSCPSAWRPASSATCWTCPAPGWTSKCAQRKASLGRNSARPQRPEPPRPGPPPPGWAAGSAPSRSLSGRRSTACWS from the exons ATGTGGGGCGGCCCGGGCAGCCCGGGCGGCCGCGGGGACGGGGGCGGAGCCGGGGGCGCCGCGGACACCGCCCCCCTGCGCCGCCGGAGCCGCCGCCCGAGCGCGGAGCCGGGAGCTCGAGGCGGCGAGCGGG ACCCCGAGGACGCGGCCATGCCGGGCGGGGCCGAAGCGGAGGAGGCCGAGGAGGAGGCCGGGGCCGGCTCGGGGTCCGAGGCGGAGGAGGACGCGCTGTGGGAGCGCATCGAGGGCGTCCGGCACCGGCTGACGCGCGCGCTCAACCCGGCCAAGCTCACGCCGTACCTGCGCCAGTGCCGGGTCATCGACGAGCAGGACGAGGAGGAGGTGCTCAGCACCTACCGCTTCCCGTGCCGCGTCAACCGCACCG GACGTCTGATGGACATCTTGCGCTGCCGTGGCAAGAGGGGCTACGAGGCCTTCCTGGAAGCCCTAGAATTCTACTACCCTGAGCACTTCACACTGCTCACGGGCCAGGAGCCTGCCCAGCGCTGCTCCATGATCCTTG ACGAGGAGGGGCCCGAGGGCCTGACTCAGTTCCTGATGACGGAGGTGCGGCGGCTGCGCGAGGCTCGCAAGAGCCAGCTGCAGCGGGAGCAGCAGCTGCAGGCTCGGGGCCGGGCGCTGGAGGAGGAGCGGGCGGGCCTGGAGCAGCGGCTGCGGGAGCAACAGCAGGCGCAGGAGCGCTGCCAGCGGCTGCGGGAGGACTGGGAGGCGGGCAGCCTGGAGCTGCTGCGGCTCAAGGACGAGAACTACATGATCGCCATGCGCCTGGCCCAGCTCAGCGAGGAGAAGAACTCGGCTGTGCTGCGCAGCCGTGACTTGCAGCTGGCG GTGGACCAGCTGAAGCTCAAGGTGAGCCGGCTGGAGGAAGAGTGCACGCTGCTGCGAAGGGCCCGGGGGCCGCTCCCCGGGgcggaggagaaggagaaggagaaggagctggacAACGCCGACCTCGTCTCGGAGCTGCGCGCCGAGAACCAGCGGCTGACAGCGTCGCTGCAGGAGCTGCAGGAGGGCCTGCAGCAG GAGGCCAGCCGGCCGGGGGCCCCAGGCTCGGAGCGCATCCTCTTGGACATCCTGGAGCACGACTGGCGGGAGGCTCAGGACAGCAGGCAGGAGCTATGCCAGAAGCTGCACGCCGTGCAGGGGGAGCTGCAGTGGGCCGAGGAGCTGCGGGACAAG TACCTGCAGGAGATGGAGGACCTGCGGCTGAAGCACCGCACGCTGCAGAAGGACTGCGACCTGTATAAGCACCGCATGGCCACCGTCCTGGCCCAGCTGGAGGAGATCGAGAAGGAGCGGGACCAG GCCATCCAGAGCCGCGACCGCATCCAGCTGCAGTACTCGCAGAGCCTCATCGAGAAGGACCAGTACCGCAAGCAGGTGCGGGGCCTGGAGGCCGAGCGTGACGAGCTGCTGAGCACGCTCACCGGCCTGGAGGGTGCCAAGGCCCTGCTGGAGGCTCAGCTGCAGCGGGTCCAGGGCGGCCCCTGCCTCAAG GCCTGCGCCTCCTCCCATTCCCTGTGCTCCAACCTGAGCAGCACCTGGAGCCTGAGCGAGTTCCCCTCCCCGCTGGGGGGCCCGGAAGCAGCCGGGGAGGCAGCTGTCACGGGAGGATCTGAGCCCCTCACCTCG GAGGAGGCCACAGACAGCGAGAAGGAGATCAACCGGCTCTCCATCCTGCCCTTCCCCCCCAGCGCAGGCTCCATCCTCCGCCGGCAGCGCGAGGAGGACCCCGCGCCCCCGAAGAG GTCCTTCAGCAGCATGTCGGACATCACAG GGAGCGTGACGCTTAAGCCCTGGTCCCCCGGCCTCTCCTCGTCCTCGTCCTCCGACAGCGTGTGGCCTTTGGGAAAGCCGGACTGCCTCCTGGCCAGAGGCTGTGGCCTGGATCTCCTCAACAG GTCTCTGGCCATCCGGGTGTCTGGCCGGAGCCCCCCGggggggccggagccccaggacaAGGGCCCAGATGGCTCGTCGTTCCTTGGGGACAGCTGGTCCGGGGCCGTGGTGCGGAGGGTGCTCTCTGGGCCCGGGTCGGCCAGGGCGGAACCAAGAGAG CCAAGGGCCGAGGCTGCTGGCCTGGAGGGGGCGGGCTTGGAGGGAGAGGCCCTGCAGAGAACCTTGCCCTGGAACCAGGTGTCCACGCTCCCCTTCCTGATGGACGACAAGG CCTGCCAGTCCTTCCATGAGGCCCTGGACGCCTGGGTGAAGGGGCTGTGTGCTGAGCCTTTCTACATTCGAGCCAACCTCACCCTGCCCGAGCGGGCCGACCCCCATGCCTTATGTGTGAAAGCCCAGGAGATCCTGCGGCTGGTGGACCCAGCGTACAAGCGGCGGCGGGAGTGGTTCTGCACCCGGGTCGACCCCCTCACGCTGCGGGACCTGGACCGGGGCACTGTGCCCAATTACCAGAG AGCCCAGCAGCTCCTAGAAGTTCAGGAGAAATGCCTGCCCTCCAGCCGGCACCGAGGGCCCCGCAGTAAC AGCCAGAGCGCAGCCTCAAACCCTACAGCCTGGTGCGGCCGCTGCTGGTGTCCGCCCTGCGGCCCGTGGTGCTCCTGCCCGAGTGCCTGGCGCCCCGCCTCATCCGCAACCTGCTGGACCTGCCCAGCTCCCGGCTGGACTTCCAAGTGTGCCCAGCGG AAAGCCTCTCTGGGGAGGAACAGTGCACGTCCTCAGCGCCCGGAGCCCCCAAGGCCTGGCCCGCCACCCCCGGGCTGGGCAGCCGGATCCGCGCCATCCAGGAGTCTGTCGGGAAG AAGAAGCACTGCCTGTTGGAGCTAG
- the CARD10 gene encoding caspase recruitment domain-containing protein 10 isoform X1, whose amino-acid sequence MWGGPGSPGGRGDGGGAGGAADTAPLRRRSRRPSAEPGARGGERDPEDAAMPGGAEAEEAEEEAGAGSGSEAEEDALWERIEGVRHRLTRALNPAKLTPYLRQCRVIDEQDEEEVLSTYRFPCRVNRTGRLMDILRCRGKRGYEAFLEALEFYYPEHFTLLTGQEPAQRCSMILDEEGPEGLTQFLMTEVRRLREARKSQLQREQQLQARGRALEEERAGLEQRLREQQQAQERCQRLREDWEAGSLELLRLKDENYMIAMRLAQLSEEKNSAVLRSRDLQLAVDQLKLKVSRLEEECTLLRRARGPLPGAEEKEKEKELDNADLVSELRAENQRLTASLQELQEGLQQEASRPGAPGSERILLDILEHDWREAQDSRQELCQKLHAVQGELQWAEELRDKYLQEMEDLRLKHRTLQKDCDLYKHRMATVLAQLEEIEKERDQAIQSRDRIQLQYSQSLIEKDQYRKQVRGLEAERDELLSTLTGLEGAKALLEAQLQRVQGGPCLKACASSHSLCSNLSSTWSLSEFPSPLGGPEAAGEAAVTGGSEPLTSEEATDSEKEINRLSILPFPPSAGSILRRQREEDPAPPKRSFSSMSDITGSVTLKPWSPGLSSSSSSDSVWPLGKPDCLLARGCGLDLLNRSLAIRVSGRSPPGGPEPQDKGPDGSSFLGDSWSGAVVRRVLSGPGSARAEPREPRAEAAGLEGAGLEGEALQRTLPWNQVSTLPFLMDDKACQSFHEALDAWVKGLCAEPFYIRANLTLPERADPHALCVKAQEILRLVDPAYKRRREWFCTRVDPLTLRDLDRGTVPNYQRAQQLLEVQEKCLPSSRHRGPRSNLKKRALDQLRLVKPKHLGSPAGEPPEQLLLEPCSEPERSLKPYSLVRPLLVSALRPVVLLPECLAPRLIRNLLDLPSSRLDFQVCPAESLSGEEQCTSSAPGAPKAWPATPGLGSRIRAIQESVGKKKHCLLELGVRGVRELVQNDIYPIVIHVEVTEKNVREVRGLLGRPGWRDSELLRQCRGSEQVLWGLPCSWVQVPAHAWGHAEELAKVVRGRILQEQARLVWVERGSSRGSGSSEA is encoded by the exons ATGTGGGGCGGCCCGGGCAGCCCGGGCGGCCGCGGGGACGGGGGCGGAGCCGGGGGCGCCGCGGACACCGCCCCCCTGCGCCGCCGGAGCCGCCGCCCGAGCGCGGAGCCGGGAGCTCGAGGCGGCGAGCGGG ACCCCGAGGACGCGGCCATGCCGGGCGGGGCCGAAGCGGAGGAGGCCGAGGAGGAGGCCGGGGCCGGCTCGGGGTCCGAGGCGGAGGAGGACGCGCTGTGGGAGCGCATCGAGGGCGTCCGGCACCGGCTGACGCGCGCGCTCAACCCGGCCAAGCTCACGCCGTACCTGCGCCAGTGCCGGGTCATCGACGAGCAGGACGAGGAGGAGGTGCTCAGCACCTACCGCTTCCCGTGCCGCGTCAACCGCACCG GACGTCTGATGGACATCTTGCGCTGCCGTGGCAAGAGGGGCTACGAGGCCTTCCTGGAAGCCCTAGAATTCTACTACCCTGAGCACTTCACACTGCTCACGGGCCAGGAGCCTGCCCAGCGCTGCTCCATGATCCTTG ACGAGGAGGGGCCCGAGGGCCTGACTCAGTTCCTGATGACGGAGGTGCGGCGGCTGCGCGAGGCTCGCAAGAGCCAGCTGCAGCGGGAGCAGCAGCTGCAGGCTCGGGGCCGGGCGCTGGAGGAGGAGCGGGCGGGCCTGGAGCAGCGGCTGCGGGAGCAACAGCAGGCGCAGGAGCGCTGCCAGCGGCTGCGGGAGGACTGGGAGGCGGGCAGCCTGGAGCTGCTGCGGCTCAAGGACGAGAACTACATGATCGCCATGCGCCTGGCCCAGCTCAGCGAGGAGAAGAACTCGGCTGTGCTGCGCAGCCGTGACTTGCAGCTGGCG GTGGACCAGCTGAAGCTCAAGGTGAGCCGGCTGGAGGAAGAGTGCACGCTGCTGCGAAGGGCCCGGGGGCCGCTCCCCGGGgcggaggagaaggagaaggagaaggagctggacAACGCCGACCTCGTCTCGGAGCTGCGCGCCGAGAACCAGCGGCTGACAGCGTCGCTGCAGGAGCTGCAGGAGGGCCTGCAGCAG GAGGCCAGCCGGCCGGGGGCCCCAGGCTCGGAGCGCATCCTCTTGGACATCCTGGAGCACGACTGGCGGGAGGCTCAGGACAGCAGGCAGGAGCTATGCCAGAAGCTGCACGCCGTGCAGGGGGAGCTGCAGTGGGCCGAGGAGCTGCGGGACAAG TACCTGCAGGAGATGGAGGACCTGCGGCTGAAGCACCGCACGCTGCAGAAGGACTGCGACCTGTATAAGCACCGCATGGCCACCGTCCTGGCCCAGCTGGAGGAGATCGAGAAGGAGCGGGACCAG GCCATCCAGAGCCGCGACCGCATCCAGCTGCAGTACTCGCAGAGCCTCATCGAGAAGGACCAGTACCGCAAGCAGGTGCGGGGCCTGGAGGCCGAGCGTGACGAGCTGCTGAGCACGCTCACCGGCCTGGAGGGTGCCAAGGCCCTGCTGGAGGCTCAGCTGCAGCGGGTCCAGGGCGGCCCCTGCCTCAAG GCCTGCGCCTCCTCCCATTCCCTGTGCTCCAACCTGAGCAGCACCTGGAGCCTGAGCGAGTTCCCCTCCCCGCTGGGGGGCCCGGAAGCAGCCGGGGAGGCAGCTGTCACGGGAGGATCTGAGCCCCTCACCTCG GAGGAGGCCACAGACAGCGAGAAGGAGATCAACCGGCTCTCCATCCTGCCCTTCCCCCCCAGCGCAGGCTCCATCCTCCGCCGGCAGCGCGAGGAGGACCCCGCGCCCCCGAAGAG GTCCTTCAGCAGCATGTCGGACATCACAG GGAGCGTGACGCTTAAGCCCTGGTCCCCCGGCCTCTCCTCGTCCTCGTCCTCCGACAGCGTGTGGCCTTTGGGAAAGCCGGACTGCCTCCTGGCCAGAGGCTGTGGCCTGGATCTCCTCAACAG GTCTCTGGCCATCCGGGTGTCTGGCCGGAGCCCCCCGggggggccggagccccaggacaAGGGCCCAGATGGCTCGTCGTTCCTTGGGGACAGCTGGTCCGGGGCCGTGGTGCGGAGGGTGCTCTCTGGGCCCGGGTCGGCCAGGGCGGAACCAAGAGAG CCAAGGGCCGAGGCTGCTGGCCTGGAGGGGGCGGGCTTGGAGGGAGAGGCCCTGCAGAGAACCTTGCCCTGGAACCAGGTGTCCACGCTCCCCTTCCTGATGGACGACAAGG CCTGCCAGTCCTTCCATGAGGCCCTGGACGCCTGGGTGAAGGGGCTGTGTGCTGAGCCTTTCTACATTCGAGCCAACCTCACCCTGCCCGAGCGGGCCGACCCCCATGCCTTATGTGTGAAAGCCCAGGAGATCCTGCGGCTGGTGGACCCAGCGTACAAGCGGCGGCGGGAGTGGTTCTGCACCCGGGTCGACCCCCTCACGCTGCGGGACCTGGACCGGGGCACTGTGCCCAATTACCAGAG AGCCCAGCAGCTCCTAGAAGTTCAGGAGAAATGCCTGCCCTCCAGCCGGCACCGAGGGCCCCGCAGTAAC ctgAAGAAGCGAGCCCTGGACCAGCTGCGGCTGGTGAAGCCCAAGCACCTGGGGAGCCCTGCGGGGGAGCCCCCAGAGCAGCTGCTGCTGGAGCCCTGCTCAG AGCCAGAGCGCAGCCTCAAACCCTACAGCCTGGTGCGGCCGCTGCTGGTGTCCGCCCTGCGGCCCGTGGTGCTCCTGCCCGAGTGCCTGGCGCCCCGCCTCATCCGCAACCTGCTGGACCTGCCCAGCTCCCGGCTGGACTTCCAAGTGTGCCCAGCGG AAAGCCTCTCTGGGGAGGAACAGTGCACGTCCTCAGCGCCCGGAGCCCCCAAGGCCTGGCCCGCCACCCCCGGGCTGGGCAGCCGGATCCGCGCCATCCAGGAGTCTGTCGGGAAG AAGAAGCACTGCCTGTTGGAGCTAGGCGTGCGGGGCGTGCGGGAGCTGGTCCAGAACGACATCTACCCCATCGTCATCCATGTGGAGGTGACCGAGAAGAATGTCCGGGAAGTCAG GGGTCTGCTGGGCCGGCCGGGCTGGCGGGACTCGGAGCTGCTGCGGCAGTGCCGGGGCTCGGAGCAGGTGCTCTGGGGGTTGCCCTGCTCCTGGGTGCAAGTGCCCGCGCACGCGTGGGGCCACGCAGAGGAGCTGGCCAAGGTGGTGCGCGGCCGCATCCTGCAGGAGCAGGCCCGCCTCGTGTGGGTGGAGCGCGGCAGcagcagaggcagtggcagcagcGAGGCCTGA